From Eleftheria terrae, the proteins below share one genomic window:
- the nuoF gene encoding NADH-quinone oxidoreductase subunit NuoF, producing the protein MLDLSKFQATGRETCFHDRHIQPQIYAGLDGSNWRLKDYEARGGYQALRKILTEGLTPDQVIAEVKASGLRGRGGAGFPTGLKWSFMPRQFPGQKYLVCNSDEGEPGTCKDRDILRYNPHIVIEGMAIAAYAMGIAVGYNYIHGEIFEVYERFEAALEEARAAGFLGNNIMGSAFSFQLHAHHGFGAYICGEETALLESLEGKKGQPRFKPPFPASFGLYGKPTTINNTETFAAVPWIIRNGGDAYLKIGKPNNGGTKIFSVVGDVERPGNFEIPLGTPFSTLLEMAGGVRKGRKLKAVIPGGSSAPVLPAHIMMDLTMDYDAISKAGSMLGSGAVIVMDDSRCMVKSLLRLSYFYMHESCGQCTPCREGTGWLWRMVERVENGKGRPEDLDLLNSVADNIQGRTICALGDAAAMPVRAMLKHFRDEFAYHVEHKTCQVPAYV; encoded by the coding sequence ATGCTGGACCTCTCCAAGTTCCAGGCCACCGGCCGCGAGACCTGCTTCCACGACCGCCACATCCAGCCGCAGATCTATGCCGGGCTGGACGGCAGCAACTGGCGCCTGAAGGACTATGAGGCACGCGGCGGCTACCAGGCCCTGCGCAAGATCCTCACCGAGGGCCTGACGCCCGACCAGGTGATCGCCGAGGTCAAGGCCTCCGGCCTGCGCGGCCGCGGTGGCGCGGGCTTTCCCACCGGCCTGAAGTGGAGCTTCATGCCGCGGCAGTTCCCGGGCCAGAAGTACCTCGTCTGCAACTCCGACGAAGGCGAACCGGGCACTTGCAAGGACCGCGACATCCTGCGCTACAACCCGCACATCGTCATCGAAGGCATGGCCATCGCGGCCTACGCGATGGGCATTGCGGTGGGCTACAACTACATCCACGGCGAGATCTTCGAGGTCTACGAGCGCTTCGAGGCCGCCCTGGAAGAGGCGCGTGCCGCCGGCTTCCTCGGCAACAACATCATGGGCAGCGCCTTCAGCTTCCAGCTGCATGCGCACCATGGCTTCGGCGCCTACATCTGCGGCGAGGAAACCGCGCTGCTGGAGTCGCTCGAAGGCAAGAAGGGCCAGCCGCGCTTCAAGCCGCCGTTCCCGGCCAGCTTCGGCCTCTACGGCAAGCCGACCACGATCAACAACACCGAGACCTTCGCCGCGGTGCCCTGGATCATCCGCAACGGCGGTGACGCCTACCTGAAGATCGGCAAGCCGAACAACGGCGGCACCAAGATCTTCTCGGTGGTGGGCGACGTCGAGCGGCCCGGCAACTTCGAGATCCCGCTCGGCACCCCGTTCTCCACGCTGCTGGAGATGGCCGGCGGCGTGCGCAAGGGCCGCAAGCTGAAGGCGGTGATCCCGGGCGGGTCGTCCGCGCCGGTGCTGCCGGCCCACATCATGATGGACCTGACGATGGACTACGACGCCATCTCCAAGGCCGGCTCCATGCTGGGCTCGGGCGCGGTCATCGTGATGGACGACAGCCGCTGCATGGTCAAGTCGCTGCTGCGGCTGAGCTATTTCTACATGCACGAGTCCTGCGGCCAGTGCACGCCGTGCCGCGAGGGCACCGGCTGGCTCTGGCGCATGGTCGAGCGGGTCGAGAACGGCAAGGGCCGTCCGGAAGACCTGGACCTGCTGAACTCGGTGGCCGACAACATCCAGGGCCGCACCATCTGCGCGCTGGGTGATGCCGCCGCGATGCCGGTGCGCGCCATGCTCAAGCACTTCCGCGATGAGTTCGCCTACCACGTAGAGCACAAGACCTGCCAGGTCCCGGCCTACGTCTGA
- the nuoE gene encoding NADH-quinone oxidoreductase subunit NuoE: protein MISDATKARFAREVAKYPADQKQSAVMACLSIVQQEQGWVSPEAEKEVADYLGMPAIAVHEVTTFYNMYNQRPVGKFKLNVCTNLPCLLRDGKNAAEYLAKKLNVELGGTTADGLFSLQECECLGACADAPVMLVNDRQMCSFMTPERLDALVDELAAAAKQGVK, encoded by the coding sequence ATGATCTCTGATGCCACCAAGGCGCGCTTTGCGCGCGAGGTCGCCAAGTACCCGGCGGACCAGAAGCAATCGGCCGTGATGGCCTGCCTGTCCATCGTGCAGCAGGAGCAGGGCTGGGTCTCCCCGGAGGCCGAGAAGGAAGTGGCCGACTACCTCGGCATGCCGGCCATCGCCGTGCACGAGGTGACCACCTTCTACAACATGTACAACCAGCGGCCGGTGGGCAAGTTCAAGCTCAACGTCTGCACCAACCTGCCCTGCCTGCTGCGCGACGGCAAGAACGCCGCCGAGTACCTGGCCAAGAAGCTCAATGTCGAGCTGGGCGGCACCACCGCCGACGGCCTGTTCTCGCTGCAGGAATGCGAATGCCTGGGCGCCTGCGCCGACGCGCCGGTGATGCTGGTCAACGACCGCCAGATGTGCAGCTTCATGACGCCCGAGCGCCTCGATGCGCTGGTCGATGAACTGGCTGCGGCCGCCAAGCAAGGGGTGAAGTGA
- the nuoG gene encoding NADH-quinone oxidoreductase subunit NuoG, with protein sequence MVEIELDGKKVEVPEGSMVMHAAEKAGTYIPHFCYHKKLSIAANCRMCLVDVEKAPKPMPACATPVTQGMIVRTKSDKAVKAQQGVMEFLLINHPLDCPICDQGGECQLQDLAVGYGGSSSRYTEEKRVVLAKEVSPVVSLAEMSRCIHCTRCVRFGQEVAGVMELGMVHRGEHSEITTFVGATIDSELSGNMIDLCPVGAITSKPFRYTARTWELSRRKSVSPHDSTGANLIVQVKGSKVMRVLPLENEDVNECWIADRDRFSYEALNSDERLTTPMLKQGGQWKAVDWPTALEYVANGLKVIKAEHGPQAIGALSTAHSTVEELHLLAKLVRGLGSENVDHRLRHADFRHGGSARWLGLPIAALSKLQSALVVGSFLRKDHPLFAQRLRQAVRHGAQVHSLHAVQDDWLMKLASQTTLAPSAWPQALADIAAAVATERGVSAPASGEATDAAKAVAASLLAGERKAVLLGNAAAQHPQADTLLALASWIGEQTGASVGFLGEAANSVGAQLAGALPGQGGLDAGQMLAQPLKAYLLLNVEPELDAANAAQAMATMQGAEMVVAMTAFRTAAVEYADVLLPIAPFSETSGTFVNAEGRAQSFYGVVKPAGETRPAWKVLRVLGNTLGLPGFEYESSEDVRTAALGDIEQLPQRLGNRSAAAPAVVAASAQGLERIAQVPIYSSDALVRRAHSLQLTADAAPPVAGLPAALFEQLGLKNGDAVRVSQGAASVVLPARLELGLPANCVRVPAGHPATATLGAMFGEIAVARA encoded by the coding sequence ATGGTTGAAATCGAACTGGACGGCAAGAAGGTCGAGGTGCCCGAGGGCAGCATGGTCATGCATGCGGCCGAGAAGGCGGGCACCTACATTCCGCACTTCTGCTATCACAAGAAACTCTCGATCGCGGCCAACTGCCGCATGTGCCTGGTCGACGTCGAGAAGGCGCCCAAGCCGATGCCGGCCTGCGCCACCCCGGTGACGCAAGGCATGATCGTGCGCACCAAGAGCGACAAGGCGGTGAAGGCGCAGCAGGGCGTGATGGAGTTCCTGCTCATCAACCACCCGCTCGACTGCCCCATCTGCGACCAGGGCGGCGAATGCCAGCTGCAGGACCTGGCGGTGGGCTACGGCGGCTCCTCCTCGCGCTACACCGAGGAAAAGCGGGTGGTGCTGGCCAAGGAAGTCAGCCCGGTCGTCTCGCTGGCCGAGATGTCGCGCTGCATCCACTGCACCCGCTGCGTGCGCTTCGGCCAGGAAGTGGCCGGCGTGATGGAGCTGGGCATGGTGCACCGGGGCGAGCATTCCGAGATCACCACCTTCGTGGGCGCGACGATCGACTCCGAGCTGTCGGGCAACATGATCGACCTGTGCCCGGTCGGCGCCATCACCAGCAAGCCGTTCCGCTACACCGCCCGGACCTGGGAGCTGTCGCGCCGCAAGTCGGTCAGCCCGCATGACTCCACCGGTGCCAACCTGATCGTGCAGGTCAAGGGCAGCAAGGTGATGCGCGTGCTGCCGCTGGAAAACGAAGACGTCAACGAGTGCTGGATCGCCGACCGCGACCGCTTCTCGTACGAGGCCCTCAACAGCGACGAGCGCCTGACCACGCCCATGCTGAAGCAGGGCGGCCAGTGGAAGGCGGTGGACTGGCCCACCGCGCTCGAATACGTGGCCAACGGCCTGAAGGTCATCAAGGCCGAGCACGGCCCGCAGGCCATCGGCGCGCTGAGCACCGCCCACAGCACGGTGGAAGAGCTGCACCTGCTGGCCAAGCTGGTGCGCGGCCTGGGTAGTGAGAACGTCGACCATCGCCTGCGCCATGCCGATTTCCGCCATGGCGGTTCGGCCCGCTGGCTGGGCCTGCCGATCGCGGCACTGTCGAAGCTGCAGTCCGCCCTGGTGGTGGGCTCCTTCCTGCGCAAGGACCATCCGCTGTTCGCGCAACGCCTGCGCCAGGCCGTGCGCCACGGCGCGCAGGTCCACAGCCTGCACGCGGTGCAGGACGACTGGCTGATGAAGCTCGCCAGCCAGACGACGCTGGCGCCCAGCGCCTGGCCGCAGGCGCTGGCCGACATCGCGGCCGCCGTGGCGACCGAGCGAGGCGTGTCCGCGCCGGCGTCCGGCGAGGCGACCGACGCCGCCAAGGCGGTGGCCGCTTCCCTGCTGGCCGGCGAGCGCAAGGCCGTGCTGCTGGGCAATGCCGCCGCGCAGCATCCGCAGGCCGACACCCTGCTGGCGCTGGCCAGCTGGATCGGTGAGCAGACCGGTGCCTCGGTCGGCTTCCTGGGCGAAGCGGCCAACAGCGTCGGCGCCCAGCTGGCCGGCGCGCTGCCGGGACAGGGCGGCCTCGACGCCGGCCAGATGCTGGCACAGCCGTTGAAGGCCTACCTGCTGCTGAACGTCGAGCCCGAGCTGGACGCGGCCAACGCCGCCCAGGCGATGGCAACGATGCAAGGCGCCGAGATGGTGGTGGCGATGACGGCCTTCCGCACTGCCGCGGTGGAGTATGCCGACGTGCTGTTGCCGATCGCGCCGTTCTCCGAGACCTCGGGCACCTTCGTCAATGCCGAGGGCCGGGCGCAGAGCTTCTACGGCGTGGTCAAGCCTGCCGGCGAGACCCGGCCGGCCTGGAAGGTGCTGCGGGTGCTGGGCAACACGCTGGGCCTGCCGGGCTTCGAGTACGAAAGCTCCGAAGACGTCCGCACGGCGGCGCTCGGCGACATCGAGCAACTGCCTCAGCGCCTGGGCAACCGCAGCGCCGCGGCGCCGGCTGTCGTGGCTGCTTCCGCGCAGGGCCTGGAGCGCATTGCCCAGGTGCCGATCTATTCGTCTGACGCCCTGGTGCGCCGGGCCCACTCCCTGCAGCTGACGGCCGATGCCGCACCGCCGGTGGCCGGCCTGCCGGCCGCGCTGTTCGAGCAGCTGGGCCTGAAGAACGGCGATGCGGTGCGGGTCAGCCAGGGGGCTGCCTCGGTGGTGCTGCCGGCCCGCCTGGAGCTGGGGCTGCCTGCCAATTGCGTGCGCGTGCCGGCCGGCCACCCGGCCACCGCGACGCTGGGCGCGATGTTCGGCGAGATCGCCGTGGCCCGGGCCTGA